A part of Gossypium hirsutum isolate 1008001.06 chromosome A07, Gossypium_hirsutum_v2.1, whole genome shotgun sequence genomic DNA contains:
- the LOC107936606 gene encoding thymidylate kinase isoform X3, with protein sequence MAAVPLRNFDDFLVRRRSLNLRLNLSCKFPLRSIRMEISDNCTPLSANNESRGTLVVFEGLDRSGKTSQCGRLVSYLEGLGHSVEIWRFPDRTTSVGQMISAYLTNKSQLDDHTIHLLFSANRWEKRSMMETKMKAGTTLIVDRYSYSGVAFSTAKGLDFEWCKAPETGLIAPDLVVYLDITPEKAAERGGHRGDQYVNLLMI encoded by the exons ATGGCTGCAGTTCCTCTCAG AAATTTCGACGATTTTTTAGTGAGGAGGAGAtcattgaatttgagattgaatCTTTCCTGCAAGTTTCCACTTAGATCCATTAGAATGGAAATCAGTGATAATTGTACCCCTTTGAGTGCAAACAATGAATCTAGAGGCACGTTGGTTGTTTTCGAAGGGTTGGATCGTAGTGGAAAAACTTCACAATGTGGGAGGTTGGTTTCGTATTTGGAGGGATTGGGTCATTCAGTTGAAATATGGCGATTTCCAGACAGAACTACTAGTGTCGGACAGATGATATCTGCATATCTTACAAATAAATCGCAGTTGGATGACCACACGATTCATCTCCTTTTCAGCGCAAATCGGTGGGAGAAGAG ATCAATGATGGAAACCAAAATGAAAGCTGGAACCACTCTTATAGTGGACCGTTACTCTTATTCCGGGGTTGCTTTCTCAACTGCTAAAGGACTTGATTTCGAATGGTGTAAG GCACCAGAGACCGGTTTAATAGCCCCAGATTTGGTCGTTTATCTCGACATAACACCCGAG AAAGCTGCAGAAAGAGGAGGACACAGGGGTGATCAATATGTAAACTTACTAATGATTTAG
- the LOC107936628 gene encoding ELL-associated factor 1, with protein MASNSNQEEPSTAPKPNRWYNISLGSSFKDQHQPNSKFCTLRYEFKPASIDKNQPGLLHKSKDNRVKVEFENNQHGKPKVTFDGVCEDYKDNDAVLFFDGETFRLERLHRAVKRLRHVRQLGESMAAATCTTAMAPSVGPAAESYSPPLGKGPKPESSNKSPVPPLLEHIDTGDFNTGGEHASSIPNKPTVSPDPKSYESEEQVDIVDDDDDNDGLETYKQDDNASEKISTGIGIDINLPVDTDEEVDLSEDEEHKAGRSAAEALRAQVNAEEKEEQSSSSSSSSGSESSGSGSGSESSGSGSGSGSESSDGNSEVSI; from the exons ATGGCAAGTAACAGCAATCAAGAAGAACCAAGTACTGCTCCTAAGCCTAATCGATGGTACAATATAAGTTTAGGGTCTTCCTTCAAGGACCAACACCAACCTAATTCCAAATTCTGTACTTTACGCT ATGAATTTAAGCCAGCATCAATTGATAAGAACCAACCAGGATTATTACATAAGTCTAAGGATAACAGGGTTAAGGTAGAATTTGAAAACAACCAACATGGAAAACCCAAGGTGACATTTGATGGTGTTTGTGAAGATTACAAGGATAATGATGCTGTTTTGTTCTTTGATGGCGAGACTTTCCGGTTGGAACGGTTACACCGAGCTGTCAAGCGGTTGAGGCATGTACGTCAACTTGGCGAGTCCATGGCTGCAGCTACCTGCACCACAGCCATGGCTCCTTCAGTTGGTCCTGCTGCTGAGTCTTATTCCCCTCCACTTGGTAAAGGGCCAAAACCCGAGTCCTCAAACAAAAGTCCAGTTCCTCCTTTACTGGAACATATTGACACTGGTGACTTCAATACCGGAGGTGAGCACGCATCTTCAATTCCTAATAAACCAACAGTTTCACCGGATCCGAAAAGTTATGAATCAGAAGAACAGGTGGATATAGTCGACGATGATGATGACAATGATGGGTTGGAAACCTATAAACAAGATGACAACGCTTCTGAAAAGATATCCACTGGTATTGGCATCGATATAAACTTACCAGTTGACACGGATGAGGAGGTTGATTTAAGTGAGGATGAAGAACATAAAGCAGGACGTAGTGCGGCTGAAGCTCTTAGAGCTCAAGTGAATGCTGAAGAGAAAGAAGAGCAGAGTTCAAGCTCGAGTAGTAGTAGTGGAAGTGAGAGTAGTGGAAGCGGTAGCGGTAGTGAAAGTAGCGGAAGTGGTAGCGG
- the LOC107936606 gene encoding thymidylate kinase isoform X2, which produces MEISDNCTPLSANNESRGTLVVFEGLDRSGKTSQCGRLVSYLEGLGHSVEIWRFPDRTTSVGQMISAYLTNKSQLDDHTIHLLFSANRWEKRSMMETKMKAGTTLIVDRYSYSGVAFSTAKGLDFEWCKAPETGLIAPDLVVYLDITPEGKQRGNSRVYMQGAPWIHLNLVKYFNTGIVVALKIHLILDVLLLLMLLTTTNAGSPLSPKTDAASVSL; this is translated from the exons ATGGAAATCAGTGATAATTGTACCCCTTTGAGTGCAAACAATGAATCTAGAGGCACGTTGGTTGTTTTCGAAGGGTTGGATCGTAGTGGAAAAACTTCACAATGTGGGAGGTTGGTTTCGTATTTGGAGGGATTGGGTCATTCAGTTGAAATATGGCGATTTCCAGACAGAACTACTAGTGTCGGACAGATGATATCTGCATATCTTACAAATAAATCGCAGTTGGATGACCACACGATTCATCTCCTTTTCAGCGCAAATCGGTGGGAGAAGAG ATCAATGATGGAAACCAAAATGAAAGCTGGAACCACTCTTATAGTGGACCGTTACTCTTATTCCGGGGTTGCTTTCTCAACTGCTAAAGGACTTGATTTCGAATGGTGTAAG GCACCAGAGACCGGTTTAATAGCCCCAGATTTGGTCGTTTATCTCGACATAACACCCGAG GGGAAACAAAGAGGAAATTCGAGAGTGTATATGCAGGGGGCACCATGGATACACCTGAATCTGGTAAAGTATTTCAATACTGGCATTGTTGTGGCTCTGAAGATCCATTTGATCCTGGATGTACTGCTGCTCCTCATGCTTCTTACGACGACTAATGCCGGTTCGCCGCTGTCTCCAAAGACTGATGCCGCGTCGGTTTCTTTATAA
- the LOC107936606 gene encoding thymidylate kinase isoform X1 — protein sequence MAAVPLRNFDDFLVRRRSLNLRLNLSCKFPLRSIRMEISDNCTPLSANNESRGTLVVFEGLDRSGKTSQCGRLVSYLEGLGHSVEIWRFPDRTTSVGQMISAYLTNKSQLDDHTIHLLFSANRWEKRSMMETKMKAGTTLIVDRYSYSGVAFSTAKGLDFEWCKAPETGLIAPDLVVYLDITPEGKQRGNSRVYMQGAPWIHLNLVKYFNTGIVVALKIHLILDVLLLLMLLTTTNAGSPLSPKTDAASVSL from the exons ATGGCTGCAGTTCCTCTCAG AAATTTCGACGATTTTTTAGTGAGGAGGAGAtcattgaatttgagattgaatCTTTCCTGCAAGTTTCCACTTAGATCCATTAGAATGGAAATCAGTGATAATTGTACCCCTTTGAGTGCAAACAATGAATCTAGAGGCACGTTGGTTGTTTTCGAAGGGTTGGATCGTAGTGGAAAAACTTCACAATGTGGGAGGTTGGTTTCGTATTTGGAGGGATTGGGTCATTCAGTTGAAATATGGCGATTTCCAGACAGAACTACTAGTGTCGGACAGATGATATCTGCATATCTTACAAATAAATCGCAGTTGGATGACCACACGATTCATCTCCTTTTCAGCGCAAATCGGTGGGAGAAGAG ATCAATGATGGAAACCAAAATGAAAGCTGGAACCACTCTTATAGTGGACCGTTACTCTTATTCCGGGGTTGCTTTCTCAACTGCTAAAGGACTTGATTTCGAATGGTGTAAG GCACCAGAGACCGGTTTAATAGCCCCAGATTTGGTCGTTTATCTCGACATAACACCCGAG GGGAAACAAAGAGGAAATTCGAGAGTGTATATGCAGGGGGCACCATGGATACACCTGAATCTGGTAAAGTATTTCAATACTGGCATTGTTGTGGCTCTGAAGATCCATTTGATCCTGGATGTACTGCTGCTCCTCATGCTTCTTACGACGACTAATGCCGGTTCGCCGCTGTCTCCAAAGACTGATGCCGCGTCGGTTTCTTTATAA